The following are encoded together in the Vigna unguiculata cultivar IT97K-499-35 chromosome 2, ASM411807v1, whole genome shotgun sequence genome:
- the LOC114173280 gene encoding SH3 domain-containing protein 1, producing MDAIRKQASKLREQVARQQQAILRQLGQISNEPLMTDESEIECHQHLQKLYTSTKTAKHFQRHIVRAIEGFISVSSKQMEIVRRLARDCCRYGTENLGSGYPLARASLQFGNSYDMMENERETLLGILGDQISEPLRAQITGAPLEDARHLTHRYDKLHQEVEAQAAEVLRRRSKLRNSSVSAESSVRLQNAETRLKELKSALAALGKEATAAMLSVEEQQQQMTLQSLRTMVDAERAYHQHVLIILEKVYTEITDEKQPKEATSVPPPRDGHNQPADENTASNGIDYKHNSQTGTYFFAKVVHPFDAQAEGELSLSVDDFVVVRQVGPNGWSEGECQGNAGWFPTAYVQRQDLIPANKVPE from the exons ATGGATGCTATACGGAAGCAAGCAAGCAAGTTAAGGGAACAAGTTGCAAGGCAACAGCAG GCCATACTTAGACAGTTGGGTCAAATTAGCAATGAACCGCTCATGACTGATGAATCTGAAATTGAATGTCACCAGCACCTTCAGAAGTTATACACTTCCACAAAGACAGCTAAG CATTTTCAGCGGCATATTGTTCGAGCTATAGAAGGGTTCATCTCTGTTAGCTCCAAGCAGATGGAGATAG TGAGGAGGTTGGCTAGGGACTGCTGTAGGTATGGGACTGAGAATCTTGGTAGTGGTTACCCTCTTGCAAGGGCTTCTCTTCAATTTGGTAACTCGTATGATATGATGGAAAATGAGAGGGAAACTTTGCTCGGGATCTTAGGTGATCAG ATCTCTGAGCCACTGCGGGCACAAATAACAGGAGCTCCTTTGGAGGATGCACGCCATCTCACTCACCGGTATGATAAACTTCATCAAGAAGTAGAAGCACAG GCTGCTGAAGTTTTGAGGCGTCGATCAAAGTTGAGGAATTCTTCTGTTTCTGCAGAGAGTTCTGTGAGGCTTCAGAATGCAGAAACAAGGTTGAAAGAACTTAAATCTGCCTTGGCAGCACTTGGTAAAGAAGCTACCGCTGCTATGTTGTCCGTTGAAGAACAACAGCAACAGATGACTCTCCAGAGCCTTCGTACAATG GTGGATGCAGAGAGAGCCTATCATCAGCATGTCCTTATTATTCTAGAGAAAGTATATACTGAG ATAACTGATGAGAAACAACCAAAAGAGGCTACATCAGTTCCACCGCCAAGAGATGGACATAATCAACCTGCAGATGAGAATACTGCTTCAAATGGCATTGATTATAAACACAACAGTCAAACAGGCACCTACTTTTTTGCAAAG GTCGTACATCCATTTGATGCTCAAGCTGAGGGGGAGTTAAGCCTATCAGTTGATGATTTTGTTGTAGTTCGCCAG GTTGGTCCGAATGGATGGTCTGAAGGAGAATGCCAAGGCAATGCTGGATGGTTTCCCACTGCTTATGTACAGAGACAGGACTTGATACCTGCCAACAAGGTACCAGAATAA
- the LOC114173281 gene encoding uncharacterized protein LOC114173281, whose translation MVGFYDFSDTDNESAIEEIISQAQDACVLDQLSAINCAGITNSVLPSHLETRFRNLKSFPPTKARTFPTPTSRNEPSFNFSSSKQNPDSGYTSSHDKKGVEEKAKDESVSSPPFTPSSSEESSMSSIFKPAQKNGSKQHSPLRSSGSPSPSPPRRRGCLWCSPKKKEQKKKGKENWGDEILSSLGSFSMKEQQKILKKAMKEEEKVSREAEKIVQWAKQASSRMKASDIDDELTD comes from the coding sequence ATGGTGGGTTTCTACGACTTCTCCGACACCGACAACGAGTCCGCCATAGAAGAAATTATCTCACAGGCCCAAGATGCATGCGTTTTGGACCAACTCTCCGCCATCAACTGCGCCGGAATCACCAACTCCGTCCTCCCTTCCCACCTCGAAACCCGTTTCCGCAACCTCAAATCCTTTCCACCGACCAAAGCTCGCACATTTCCAACCCCCACTTCAAGAAACGAGCCAAGTTTCAATTTTTCGTCCTCCAAACAGAATCCAGATTCTGGGTACACTTCTTCGCATGACAAAAAGGGAGTGGAAGAAAAAGCCAAAGATGAGTCTGTTTCTTCGCCCCCTTTTACACCTTCTTCCTCTGAGGAAAGTTCCATGTCTTCCATTTTCAAACCGGCGCAAAAGAACGGTTCCAAACAGCACTCTCCTTTGAGGTCTTCCGGTTCCCCTTCTCCTTCGCCTCCTCGGAGGAGGGGTTGCCTGTGGTGCTCTCCCAAGAAGAAGGAGCAGAAGAAGAAAGGTAAGGAGAATTGGGGTGACGAGATTTTGTCTTCATTGGGAAGCTTCTCCATGAAGGAACAGCAGAAGATACTGAAGAAGGCgatgaaggaagaagaaaaggttaGCCGCGAGGCTGAAAAGATCGTGCAGTGGGCCAAGCAAGCATCTTCAAGAATGAAAGCTTCTGACATTGATGATGAACTCACCGATTAA
- the LOC114173282 gene encoding uncharacterized protein LOC114173282: MMESEYEGGSACCFCFSSTKKSVVGGNGRNKQVLSSEDVHWGKNDEMLSDRSTFSVKEQEKRFKKALEEEEKVNREAERVVQWVKQESAKIDLSAFKPVLNEPQKESNTCDFVS; this comes from the coding sequence ATGATGGAGTCAGAGTATGAAGGAGGATCAGCATGTTGCTTTTGCTTCTCTTCCACCAAGAAGAGTGTTGTTGGTGGGAATGGCAGAAACAAACAAGTGTTGAGTTCAGAAGACGTTCATTGGGGAAAGAACGATGAGATGCTATCTGACAGAAGCACGTTTTCTGTGAAAGAACAAGAAAAGAGGTTCAAGAAAGCTctggaagaggaagaaaaggTTAACAGAGAAGCAGAGAGGGTTGTCCAATGGGTGAAGCAGGAATCAGCAAAAATTGATCTTTCTGCATTCAAACCAGTTCTTAATGAACcccaaaaagaatcaaatacTTGTGATTTTGTTTCTTGA